A stretch of the Corynebacterium maris DSM 45190 genome encodes the following:
- a CDS encoding response regulator transcription factor, with translation MEDMNEHTTPVKILVVDDEPNIVELLNVSLKFQGFEVVSANSGQEAITLAREVRPDAFILDVMMPGMDGFELLSKLRDEGLDGPVLYLTAKDAVEDRIHGLTIGADDYVTKPFSLEEVITRLRVILRRGRVAEDEEKDATIRYADLTLNDDTHEVTKSGEIVDLSPTEFNLLRYLMLNAEVVLSKAKILDNVWHYDFGGDGNVVESYISYLRRKVDTGDVPLIHTVRGVGYVLRTPRQ, from the coding sequence ATGGAAGACATGAACGAACACACCACCCCGGTCAAAATTCTCGTCGTCGACGATGAACCCAATATCGTCGAGCTGCTCAACGTGAGCCTGAAATTCCAGGGTTTCGAGGTCGTCTCCGCCAACTCGGGGCAGGAGGCGATCACCCTCGCCCGCGAAGTCCGCCCCGACGCCTTCATCCTGGACGTCATGATGCCCGGGATGGACGGCTTCGAGCTGCTGAGCAAACTCCGCGACGAAGGCCTCGACGGTCCGGTGCTCTATCTCACCGCCAAGGACGCCGTCGAAGACCGCATCCACGGCCTGACCATCGGCGCCGACGACTACGTGACCAAACCCTTCTCCCTGGAGGAGGTCATCACCCGCCTGCGCGTCATCCTGCGCCGCGGCCGCGTCGCCGAGGACGAGGAGAAGGACGCCACCATCCGGTACGCGGACCTGACGCTCAACGACGACACCCACGAGGTCACCAAGTCCGGTGAGATCGTCGACCTGTCGCCGACCGAATTCAACCTGCTGCGCTACCTCATGCTCAACGCCGAGGTCGTGCTGTCCAAGGCGAAGATCCTGGACAACGTGTGGCACTACGACTTCGGCGGCGACGGCAACGTCGTCGAGTCCTACATCTCGTACCTGCGCCGCAAGGTCGACACCGGCGACGTGCCCCTGATTCACACCGTGCGCGGCGTCGGCTACGTGCTGCGCACCCCGCGTCAGTAG
- a CDS encoding glycoside hydrolase family 16 protein has protein sequence MSRLVAVTGSLAVGMGLLATPALAAEGPDLDEPYSWVEEFDSWEALDGWNIFNQPDYNNDDALYTKDALEVVDGQLVITTRRHCVDEDIDLHDRSNHHLLTDDNASVAPCADDEYEKFTSGRLQSPDIARGEFDVAVTASIETGDTRGVRSAIWMQNESAACSADPTQAYGELDLVEHFSHEARSVWSPSNTHLGCRPLGQNGTNNAPRELRVGPEITGETHTWSASTTRDQVAYFFDGEPIDRESWRHDTVLGHAQVDDFNLAQWDYDEILNQNWKLILNQKVENAEWTKPASPDEDFPVRTMTVDRVEVNGTPFTEVASAPNPGERLSSFSS, from the coding sequence GTGTCGCGTCTCGTCGCCGTGACGGGCAGTCTCGCCGTCGGCATGGGCCTGCTGGCCACCCCGGCGCTCGCGGCGGAGGGCCCCGACCTCGATGAGCCCTACAGCTGGGTGGAGGAGTTTGACTCGTGGGAGGCCCTCGACGGGTGGAACATCTTCAACCAGCCGGACTACAACAACGACGACGCGCTGTACACCAAAGACGCGCTCGAGGTGGTCGACGGACAGCTCGTCATCACCACGCGGCGCCACTGCGTCGACGAGGACATTGACCTGCACGATCGGAGCAATCACCACCTGCTCACGGACGACAACGCGTCCGTCGCCCCGTGCGCGGACGATGAATACGAAAAGTTCACCTCCGGCCGACTGCAGAGCCCCGACATCGCCCGCGGGGAGTTCGACGTTGCGGTGACCGCCAGCATTGAGACCGGCGATACCCGCGGCGTACGCAGCGCAATCTGGATGCAAAACGAGTCCGCCGCCTGCAGCGCGGACCCGACGCAGGCCTACGGCGAACTCGACCTGGTCGAGCACTTCTCCCACGAGGCCCGCTCCGTGTGGTCGCCGTCGAACACCCATCTCGGATGTCGGCCCTTGGGCCAGAACGGCACGAACAACGCTCCCCGTGAGCTGCGGGTGGGCCCGGAAATCACCGGGGAGACGCACACCTGGTCGGCGTCGACCACGCGGGATCAGGTGGCCTACTTCTTCGACGGCGAGCCCATCGATCGCGAGTCCTGGCGCCATGACACGGTGCTGGGCCACGCCCAGGTCGACGACTTCAACCTCGCGCAGTGGGACTACGACGAGATCCTCAACCAGAACTGGAAGCTGATTTTGAACCAGAAGGTGGAGAACGCGGAATGGACTAAGCCGGCCTCCCCGGACGAGGATTTCCCGGTCCGCACCATGACCGTCGACCGCGTTGAGGTGAACGGCACGCCCTTCACCGAGGTCGCTTCGGCGCCGAATCCTGGGGAACGTCTGTCATCTTTCTCCTCGTAG
- a CDS encoding MerR family transcriptional regulator has protein sequence MTDYSIGEAAEILNVTTRTLRHWDQVGLLVPGWRTWADHRLYTDADMERALQILVYREAGLRLGEIGELIDAPGTAAEKLRRQRGVLVDKIGQLHRMIRAVDELLQEGKDMDINDKISHFEEARRRWGDTPEWAQSQEASANMGADEVTKVRRGQEEFVDRLVDAAEGGVAPGSAEAAELVAAHRESISGWYEVTMSRQVILARMYVGDERFDAAYREQSRYLLALVEGQARREGVDLDDVQWG, from the coding sequence GTGACCGATTACAGCATTGGCGAGGCCGCCGAGATCCTCAACGTCACCACCCGCACCCTGCGTCATTGGGACCAGGTCGGGCTGCTCGTCCCGGGCTGGCGCACGTGGGCCGACCACCGGCTCTACACCGACGCCGACATGGAGCGGGCGCTGCAGATCCTCGTGTACCGGGAGGCCGGGTTGCGGCTGGGGGAGATCGGCGAGCTTATCGACGCCCCGGGCACCGCCGCCGAGAAGCTGCGGCGCCAGCGGGGCGTGCTCGTCGACAAGATCGGTCAACTGCACCGGATGATTCGGGCGGTCGATGAGCTTCTGCAGGAAGGAAAAGACATGGACATAAACGACAAAATCTCCCATTTCGAGGAGGCGCGGCGACGCTGGGGAGACACGCCCGAGTGGGCGCAGTCCCAGGAGGCGTCCGCGAACATGGGCGCCGACGAGGTGACGAAGGTGCGGCGCGGACAGGAGGAATTCGTGGACCGGCTCGTCGACGCCGCCGAAGGCGGGGTCGCCCCCGGTTCTGCGGAGGCCGCGGAGCTGGTCGCCGCGCACCGGGAAAGCATTTCGGGTTGGTACGAGGTGACGATGTCGCGACAGGTGATCCTGGCGCGGATGTATGTGGGCGACGAGCGTTTCGACGCCGCGTACCGCGAGCAGTCCCGTTATCTGCTTGCGCTTGTCGAGGGGCAGGCGCGGCGGGAGGGCGTAGATCTTGACGACGTGCAATGGGGGTGA